A genomic segment from Juglans regia cultivar Chandler chromosome 14, Walnut 2.0, whole genome shotgun sequence encodes:
- the LOC108998925 gene encoding uncharacterized protein LOC108998925 produces MCKRANGPKMELKLNLSPPRREHSPAESLNVSTSSSSEMSFEGSCVSSEPEDQPMTLQYSPSNTEPRSMMLVGCPRCLMYVMLSELADPKCPKCKSTVLLDFLKEENARNTRN; encoded by the coding sequence ATGTGCAAAAGAGCCAACGGTCCAAAGATGGAACTGAAGCTGAACTTGTCGCCGCCAAGGCGGGAACACTCGCCTGCTGAGTCTCTAAATGTTTCGACCTCTTCTTCGTCGGAAATGTCATTTGAAGGGTCATGCGTTTCATCAGAGCCGGAAGATCAGCCTATGACGTTGCAGTACTCCCCAAGCAACACGGAACCCAGATCGATGATGCTCGTAGGATGTCCCAGATGCCTCATGTACGTCATGTTATCCGAGTTGGCTGATCCAAAATGCCCCAAATGCAAGAGTACTGTCCTGCTCGATTTCCTCAAGGAAGAAAATGCCAGGAATACAAGAAactga